In the genome of Desulfofarcimen acetoxidans DSM 771, one region contains:
- a CDS encoding type IV pilus twitching motility protein PilT yields the protein MRAALRQDPDVILVGEMRDLETISIAVTAAETGHLILATLHTMNAPQTVSRIIDAFDSVQQKQIRMQLSNSLVGIISQRLLPRIDGRGWLAAMEILVATPAVRNLIRENKLHQIFSYLQAGSKFGMQTMDSHLQTRHLKHKLYLVKGGPISLPIWFNCTFRKN from the coding sequence TTGCGGGCAGCGCTCAGGCAGGATCCTGATGTTATTCTGGTGGGAGAAATGAGGGATTTGGAAACTATCTCTATTGCAGTCACCGCGGCAGAGACCGGTCATCTGATCCTGGCCACTTTGCACACCATGAATGCGCCCCAAACTGTCAGCCGGATTATTGATGCTTTTGATTCGGTTCAGCAGAAGCAAATCCGTATGCAGCTGTCCAATTCTTTAGTAGGCATCATCTCTCAGAGACTGCTGCCTCGCATTGACGGCAGGGGATGGCTGGCAGCCATGGAAATACTGGTGGCCACACCGGCGGTACGCAACCTGATCAGAGAAAACAAGCTCCATCAGATTTTTTCTTATTTGCAGGCGGGTTCCAAATTTGGCATGCAGACAATGGATAGCCACCTGCAAACCAGGCATTTGAAACATAAGCTTTATCTGGTCAAGGGGGGCCCAATTAGCCTTCCTATATGGTTTAACTGCACATTCAGAAAAAACTAG
- a CDS encoding competence type IV pilus major pilin ComGC: MISGRFKNRKGFTLVELMVVVVIIGILAAIAVPVYTSTTTTAKQKANAANIRIIEGAIQAYMADNVVSGTFSEVVMSNAGAITGVTLRTPAEGETVPTNLVPNYLKEIPIQPDGSGKYIKAANGNVVAE; encoded by the coding sequence GTGATAAGTGGTAGATTTAAGAACAGAAAAGGCTTCACTCTGGTTGAATTGATGGTGGTTGTAGTAATTATAGGTATTTTGGCAGCGATTGCGGTACCTGTGTACACTTCAACTACTACTACTGCAAAACAAAAGGCTAATGCTGCAAATATTAGAATAATTGAAGGTGCTATTCAAGCATATATGGCTGATAATGTTGTCTCTGGGACCTTTAGTGAGGTTGTAATGAGTAACGCAGGAGCTATTACTGGTGTTACACTAAGAACTCCTGCTGAAGGTGAGACAGTACCTACCAATTTGGTTCCAAATTATCTAAAAGAAATACCTATACAACCAGATGGCTCTGGGAAATATATAAAAGCCGCAAATGGCAATGTAGTAGCTGAGTAA
- a CDS encoding DUF7305 domain-containing protein, protein MYIKNDKGYVLVSVLMLTIILVILSTSFYYSMSTEGNLGVNYDNNVQAYYYARSGVEVALNWLNPDTFNETTYLYGSLEGLQVASTEPTDNYPIKVSVSKTGTSQIEINSNGTYQGLTKNVDLIIGLSGTQNIVIPTFDMALFAALGQGSMDEPAIKLTGSSKIYGLTGTNAIGESSVQFDYEDTGIIDGKLYIGSGGVVDNVISTKTKTENSNSPNPDPNLKPWDQVEAPWENVPDGIEALPQNKSFPEPQFPPFPIDLSTSIFRTITDSKGLCEEGIGVIPQLGGDHAVTINLGADGYYQDTISISDGTSLTIDLGGGGTKVLRVRNLSIQQGFVSLINTGVDGKLVLYVENSFSLLHGSTINNGGDISRVMMYYKGAAEPSFGGDVRYVGSFFAETANITISGSSGIIGHLITGGSSVIVSGDASAYTRVLYAPHAHLYVDGSGKVKGSIIVNRLSGIGNALIYYEQPNMGTFPVEIFQGGDSGGGTSGGGTSGGGTSGGGTSITSYRWQ, encoded by the coding sequence ATGTATATTAAGAATGATAAGGGGTATGTTTTGGTTAGTGTACTTATGCTTACGATTATATTAGTAATACTAAGCACTTCTTTTTATTATTCAATGTCTACAGAAGGGAACTTGGGAGTAAACTATGACAATAATGTTCAGGCATATTATTATGCCAGGTCAGGTGTGGAAGTGGCATTAAATTGGCTTAATCCAGACACCTTTAATGAAACAACCTATCTTTACGGGAGTTTAGAGGGACTTCAGGTTGCTAGTACTGAGCCAACTGATAATTATCCCATTAAAGTATCTGTATCTAAAACAGGAACGTCCCAAATTGAGATTAATTCCAATGGCACGTATCAAGGTTTAACAAAAAATGTTGATTTAATAATTGGGCTTAGTGGAACACAAAATATTGTTATACCAACCTTTGATATGGCTTTGTTTGCTGCTTTAGGGCAAGGATCTATGGATGAGCCTGCTATAAAGCTTACAGGTAGTTCAAAAATTTATGGTCTAACAGGTACAAATGCTATTGGAGAAAGCTCCGTACAGTTTGATTATGAGGACACGGGAATTATTGACGGTAAACTTTATATTGGCTCCGGAGGCGTTGTTGATAATGTTATAAGTACGAAGACAAAAACGGAAAATAGTAACTCCCCAAATCCAGATCCTAATTTAAAACCCTGGGATCAGGTGGAGGCACCGTGGGAAAACGTACCTGATGGAATAGAGGCACTTCCGCAAAACAAATCTTTTCCGGAGCCGCAGTTTCCACCATTTCCTATTGACTTATCAACCAGCATATTTAGAACAATAACAGATAGCAAAGGTCTTTGCGAAGAAGGTATAGGGGTTATCCCGCAACTAGGTGGCGATCATGCAGTAACTATAAATCTAGGAGCAGATGGCTATTATCAAGATACCATATCGATTTCTGATGGTACTTCATTGACAATAGACTTAGGTGGGGGAGGAACTAAGGTTCTCCGTGTTAGGAATTTGTCTATTCAACAGGGATTTGTCAGTTTAATAAATACAGGAGTAGATGGAAAATTAGTTTTATATGTGGAAAATTCTTTTTCACTTCTTCATGGCAGTACCATCAATAATGGTGGTGATATTAGTAGGGTAATGATGTATTATAAAGGTGCTGCCGAACCCAGTTTTGGTGGTGATGTTCGTTACGTCGGGAGTTTTTTTGCCGAGACAGCTAATATTACTATTTCAGGAAGTAGTGGGATTATAGGTCATCTTATAACCGGTGGAAGTTCAGTAATAGTTTCTGGTGATGCTTCTGCTTATACACGTGTGCTTTATGCTCCCCATGCACATTTATACGTTGACGGTAGTGGAAAAGTTAAAGGTTCTATTATAGTAAATAGGTTATCTGGTATTGGAAATGCACTCATTTATTACGAACAGCCCAACATGGGAACATTTCCTGTTGAAATATTTCAAGGCGGAGATAGCGGAGGAGGAACAAGTGGAGGAGGAACAAGTGGAGGAGGAACAAGTGGAGGAGGAACAAGTATAACATCCTATAGATGGCAATGA
- a CDS encoding InlB B-repeat-containing protein, whose translation MVKLSLNDKGFTLVELLIALALISLVIVLSYTLYFYSFNSFNIGTSQANLQQNARLVDEELEKWLRNAGELEISSENKTGYDGTLKLENNTFLSNDKAITDNSISDVQFKINKESGKPILLYKILCKNGAQEYEFNNQILLNNVLISVFDSSYNNYRSLKDFALYYKKDMIQPATSVQYALTIDIEGQGSTNPSSGDHYYYDDTEILLEVTPASGWEFVKWVINDADVTNPKPTINMNKNITAKVYFAEITQPPVTKQYSLVVSSEGQGIIEPSNGNHAYDDGTLVSLSATPVSGWEFVKWVIDGVDYTNPNHTVTMDANKTAKAYFTIKLNFPWVDINGDGFYNQGSGDLKLTVDQLRKGSYKTNGKLFIPADVGKIEMNNWSNRFLDWEADKGIYVGVDIENTQNFSASMVSNEGDITFAQGVNVTIKTSSLTIKSATGNINATNAKIQTINGGSFLKLEAKGLIDVSGNNTLIQSQGSCLTITSTGNSVNVRNAKIATTNGGSLLKIQAYDKIYIEGANIIHNGSYQLIGEAVN comes from the coding sequence ATGGTTAAATTATCCTTAAATGATAAAGGTTTTACTCTTGTAGAACTATTAATTGCACTTGCACTAATAAGTCTTGTAATAGTATTGTCATATACATTATATTTTTATAGTTTTAACAGCTTTAATATAGGGACTTCACAAGCTAATTTGCAACAAAATGCTCGCTTAGTCGATGAGGAATTGGAGAAGTGGCTTCGTAATGCTGGAGAATTAGAAATATCTAGTGAGAATAAAACAGGATATGATGGAACTCTCAAATTAGAAAACAATACTTTTTTAAGTAATGATAAAGCTATTACTGATAATAGTATTTCTGATGTTCAGTTTAAAATAAATAAAGAATCAGGAAAACCTATATTATTGTATAAAATTTTGTGTAAGAATGGTGCACAGGAGTATGAATTTAATAACCAAATATTACTCAACAATGTTTTAATTTCTGTTTTTGATAGTAGTTACAATAACTATCGTAGCTTAAAAGATTTTGCTTTGTATTATAAAAAAGACATGATCCAACCTGCAACTTCAGTTCAGTATGCTTTAACAATAGATATAGAAGGGCAAGGTAGTACTAATCCATCTTCAGGAGACCATTATTATTATGATGATACCGAGATTTTATTAGAAGTTACACCTGCTTCTGGCTGGGAGTTTGTAAAATGGGTCATTAACGATGCAGATGTTACCAATCCTAAACCTACGATAAACATGAACAAAAATATCACAGCTAAGGTTTATTTTGCGGAAATAACCCAGCCACCAGTTACTAAGCAGTATTCATTGGTGGTGTCTTCAGAAGGTCAAGGAATTATAGAACCGTCTAATGGAAATCATGCCTATGATGATGGTACACTAGTTTCCTTGAGTGCTACACCTGTTTCTGGTTGGGAATTTGTAAAATGGGTAATAGATGGGGTGGATTATACAAACCCTAATCATACGGTAACCATGGATGCAAATAAAACCGCAAAGGCGTATTTTACAATAAAATTGAATTTCCCCTGGGTTGATATTAACGGTGATGGCTTTTACAATCAGGGATCTGGAGATCTAAAACTTACAGTCGATCAATTACGAAAGGGTTCTTATAAAACTAATGGAAAACTATTTATTCCAGCAGATGTGGGAAAAATAGAAATGAATAATTGGTCAAATAGATTCTTGGATTGGGAGGCGGATAAAGGAATATATGTTGGAGTAGATATTGAAAATACTCAAAATTTCAGTGCTAGCATGGTTAGTAACGAAGGGGATATTACTTTTGCTCAAGGAGTCAATGTAACAATAAAAACTAGTAGTTTAACGATAAAATCAGCAACAGGTAATATAAATGCTACAAACGCGAAAATCCAAACTATTAATGGAGGAAGTTTTCTTAAACTGGAAGCAAAAGGTTTAATTGATGTTTCAGGAAATAATACCTTAATTCAGTCCCAAGGAAGTTGTTTAACAATAACATCAACAGGAAACAGCGTTAATGTCAGGAATGCAAAAATAGCAACTACTAACGGAGGTAGTCTTTTAAAAATCCAAGCATATGATAAGATCTACATTGAGGGAGCTAATATAATACACAATGGAAGTTATCAATTGATAGGTGAGGCTGTGAATTGA
- a CDS encoding cation:proton antiporter, whose protein sequence is MHSNILFEIGLALCIVAVAGLMAARLRFSIVPLLILAGMAVGPHAPVIGILDFRFVESAPLIQFMGRLGVLFLLFYLGLEFSVGRLLKAGKSIFFGGTIYMLINFSLGMALPFLWGWSIREILVVAGIISISSSAIVAKLLVDLKRTVRAETEMILGLMLYQDVFVAVYLSVVSGLVLTGSTSPKGVLISASIALGFMLGFILIGRKLAPQINKLLNVPSNEIFMLIVFALLTLVAGISETIHVAEAIGALLVGLVLAETDHFERIEHIVVPFRDFFGALFFFSFGLSIDPLSLSGAIWPSLAAAIVTIIGNFISGLIVGRKAGYSHRGSTNIGLTITSRGEFSIILANLAKAGGLLPILQPFAALYVLILAILGPLLTKESKWIYTKLAKVFGWPALREKKSNF, encoded by the coding sequence ATGCATAGCAATATCCTGTTTGAAATTGGTCTTGCTCTATGTATTGTAGCTGTTGCAGGACTCATGGCAGCGCGATTGCGATTCTCCATAGTACCATTGCTTATTTTAGCCGGAATGGCTGTTGGCCCTCACGCACCAGTCATCGGCATACTTGACTTTCGTTTTGTTGAAAGTGCACCGTTAATACAATTCATGGGACGTTTGGGTGTTCTTTTTTTACTGTTCTATCTTGGTCTTGAGTTTTCCGTTGGCCGCTTATTAAAAGCAGGCAAATCTATATTTTTTGGCGGAACAATCTATATGCTTATTAATTTTTCTCTGGGAATGGCTCTTCCTTTTTTGTGGGGTTGGTCAATTCGTGAAATCTTAGTAGTTGCCGGTATAATTTCAATTTCTTCAAGTGCTATTGTTGCCAAGCTCTTGGTTGATTTAAAAAGGACTGTTAGGGCTGAAACAGAGATGATACTGGGACTAATGTTATACCAGGATGTATTTGTAGCAGTTTATCTCTCCGTCGTTTCCGGTCTGGTTCTAACCGGTTCGACCTCACCCAAAGGTGTCTTGATATCTGCAAGCATAGCTCTGGGATTTATGCTAGGCTTTATATTAATAGGACGTAAACTAGCCCCCCAAATTAATAAATTACTAAACGTACCTTCAAACGAAATTTTTATGCTTATCGTATTTGCATTGCTTACTCTGGTTGCTGGTATTTCTGAAACTATTCATGTTGCAGAGGCCATAGGAGCTTTGCTGGTGGGATTAGTTCTGGCGGAAACAGATCATTTTGAGCGTATAGAGCATATTGTGGTTCCTTTTCGAGATTTTTTTGGTGCCCTCTTTTTCTTCAGTTTTGGTTTGAGCATAGATCCTCTTTCACTAAGCGGTGCTATATGGCCATCTCTGGCGGCAGCTATAGTAACAATAATTGGCAACTTTATTAGTGGATTAATAGTTGGCAGAAAGGCCGGTTATTCACATCGTGGCTCTACAAATATAGGATTAACCATTACATCAAGAGGTGAGTTTTCAATCATACTTGCCAACCTTGCAAAGGCCGGTGGATTGTTACCGATTTTACAGCCCTTTGCCGCACTCTATGTTCTTATACTTGCCATTTTAGGCCCATTATTAACAAAGGAATCTAAATGGATATACACTAAGTTAGCCAAAGTTTTCGGATGGCCAGCTCTTAGAGAAAAGAAAAGTAATTTCTAA
- a CDS encoding type 4a pilus biogenesis protein PilO, translating into MEIKDRLPELPVLIVGIVVFVFLVFLLYLQIGVLRSAWQDVSAEQSSLAHVQSVLQDRLAAKQQYEGLRELLNRFDRLVPAQPEENVLLADLERAADEAGADFNQINFDNRVNKSGYVEMPLKLTFTGRYQELLNLVDRLENGPRVMRIDEIKLTKDGQELLGLKADLTASAFYSPR; encoded by the coding sequence ATGGAAATTAAGGATCGGCTGCCAGAACTTCCCGTGCTGATCGTTGGGATTGTTGTTTTTGTTTTTTTAGTCTTTTTATTATATTTGCAAATCGGGGTGCTGCGATCCGCCTGGCAGGATGTTTCTGCCGAACAGTCATCTCTGGCCCATGTTCAGTCTGTTCTGCAGGATCGACTGGCAGCCAAGCAGCAGTATGAAGGGCTGCGGGAACTGCTCAACCGCTTTGACAGGCTGGTGCCGGCTCAGCCTGAGGAAAATGTCCTGCTCGCTGACTTGGAGAGAGCGGCTGATGAAGCCGGTGCTGATTTTAACCAGATTAATTTTGACAACAGGGTCAACAAGAGCGGTTATGTGGAAATGCCTTTGAAGTTAACTTTTACCGGCAGATATCAGGAATTGCTTAACCTGGTAGACCGCCTGGAAAACGGTCCCCGGGTTATGCGCATAGACGAAATCAAGCTGACTAAAGACGGGCAAGAGTTACTCGGGTTAAAGGCTGATCTTACAGCCAGTGCTTTTTATTCCCCACGTTAG
- a CDS encoding type IV pilus twitching motility protein PilT, translating into MHITANSAPVLRLHGNLTMLDLPPLSPEKTMEMARQLLDQNKLELLEKNGEVDSSYNYSGVGNFRINVYYQRGAVSIAVRVLDTKIPTIDALGLPDIVKTLARRSGGLILITGPTGSGKSTTMAAMVDLINKEKSCHILTLEDPIEYLHINKKIIKKVSLSREK; encoded by the coding sequence TTGCACATAACCGCAAATTCTGCCCCTGTTCTTAGATTGCACGGAAATTTGACCATGCTTGATTTACCGCCGCTTTCCCCGGAAAAAACCATGGAAATGGCCCGTCAGTTGCTGGATCAAAACAAACTGGAGCTGCTAGAGAAAAACGGTGAAGTAGACTCCTCATATAATTATTCCGGTGTAGGTAATTTCCGAATAAATGTATATTACCAGAGAGGCGCGGTGAGTATTGCTGTCAGGGTTTTAGATACAAAGATTCCGACTATAGATGCTCTCGGTCTTCCTGATATCGTAAAAACCTTGGCTCGCCGATCAGGCGGGCTGATTCTAATCACAGGCCCGACAGGCAGCGGTAAGTCGACTACCATGGCCGCCATGGTTGATTTAATTAATAAGGAAAAAAGCTGTCATATCCTGACCTTGGAGGACCCTATTGAATACCTGCATATTAATAAAAAAATAATAAAAAAAGTATCATTGAGCAGAGAGAAATAG
- a CDS encoding prepilin-type N-terminal cleavage/methylation domain-containing protein: MHEKLKKQFGFTLVEILVSMAIISIVSAAFIALFSSSFVNTFSTGNRNAAMSLASDKMEALLALGPTNIETIRAKLLDNDEMSVQEKSTEADLYAEANSNLMRFRIEPVNLLTAGTNNGYRVTIVVYYKGGERYVTLTSFIRGRS, from the coding sequence ATGCATGAAAAATTAAAAAAACAATTCGGTTTTACTTTGGTTGAAATATTGGTATCTATGGCAATTATATCAATTGTATCAGCAGCATTTATTGCGTTGTTTAGCTCAAGCTTTGTAAATACTTTTTCTACAGGAAATCGAAATGCCGCAATGTCATTGGCTTCAGATAAAATGGAGGCACTACTTGCTTTAGGGCCAACAAATATAGAAACTATAAGAGCAAAATTATTAGATAATGATGAAATGAGTGTTCAAGAAAAAAGTACTGAAGCAGATTTATATGCTGAGGCAAATAGTAATTTAATGAGATTTCGTATTGAACCTGTTAACTTATTAACTGCTGGTACTAACAACGGATATAGAGTAACAATTGTTGTTTATTATAAAGGCGGAGAGCGTTATGTTACTCTCACTTCTTTTATAAGAGGGAGAAGCTAA
- a CDS encoding AbrB/MazE/SpoVT family DNA-binding domain-containing protein → MFGVSEEVKVGTKSQVVIPAKIRNSAKIGPGDILIISSDRNNRISLMKKPDNWSQAAFGCCKGVWGDKSLEYLEKERTESWEE, encoded by the coding sequence ATGTTCGGTGTGAGCGAAGAAGTTAAAGTAGGTACGAAAAGCCAAGTGGTGATACCGGCTAAAATTCGTAACAGTGCCAAAATCGGCCCGGGGGATATTTTAATTATTTCCAGTGATCGCAATAACCGCATTTCCCTTATGAAGAAACCGGATAATTGGTCTCAAGCAGCCTTTGGCTGTTGCAAGGGAGTTTGGGGAGATAAGTCACTTGAATACCTAGAGAAAGAGCGTACTGAATCATGGGAGGAATAG
- a CDS encoding STN domain-containing protein yields MLSKFIYADPVKPVITVLVVIVFLIAGFITSDLYSAFWLPVALAAEANQSADDGTDEALMGSIGPQISIDVKSADLRDVLSALAIKMDINIVMMDSKAQPVTFQAKNIPCGKALDLIIRSKGLSYVKEGNIVIVGTQDMLPKDVFEQTILTRFETYYIAAAKLKGLIEQLSIPDVKVLTVDTNPHAIWVQGTAKSLQKVRELVYAVDIEENAENTEKPEALNYREIKTENISSGRALEILNAGLPDDMKIKRYVKLQNILVVFDQNLFKRWDLVENLIKDFDFKGAESQNVYVHQLSNVVVGDAAQWLQQFDFAGEIKVVAPNNYDRFNQQITVICPPALVKQVRDALVQLDQPKKSVKVPVLTYKGEHGNTVLNAKKSLLSELTGISQYKMHVSKNIGTTDNPEYVLWVEEAPNKIKQIRDMLDEIKKNEESESSGTE; encoded by the coding sequence ATGTTAAGTAAATTTATTTATGCCGATCCTGTAAAGCCGGTTATAACCGTGCTGGTTGTAATTGTGTTCTTGATTGCCGGTTTTATAACTTCTGATTTGTATTCCGCTTTCTGGCTTCCGGTTGCTCTGGCCGCGGAAGCCAACCAATCAGCCGACGACGGAACAGATGAAGCTTTAATGGGATCAATCGGGCCGCAAATATCGATTGATGTAAAAAGTGCCGACTTAAGGGATGTCCTGTCCGCGCTGGCCATCAAAATGGATATAAATATTGTAATGATGGATTCCAAAGCCCAGCCGGTGACCTTTCAGGCAAAGAACATTCCCTGCGGCAAGGCACTGGATCTCATTATCAGGAGCAAGGGACTTAGCTATGTGAAGGAAGGAAATATTGTCATTGTCGGTACACAGGACATGCTGCCCAAGGATGTGTTTGAGCAAACTATCCTGACCAGGTTCGAAACTTATTATATCGCAGCGGCAAAACTGAAGGGCTTAATCGAACAACTAAGTATTCCTGATGTAAAGGTACTGACCGTCGACACAAACCCCCATGCCATTTGGGTGCAGGGAACAGCCAAGTCCCTGCAAAAGGTGCGGGAACTTGTCTACGCTGTGGATATAGAGGAAAACGCGGAGAATACGGAAAAGCCCGAGGCCCTTAATTACCGGGAGATAAAAACTGAGAATATCTCCTCCGGCAGAGCCTTGGAAATACTTAACGCCGGTCTTCCTGACGATATGAAAATTAAGCGCTATGTGAAGCTGCAAAACATTCTGGTGGTTTTTGACCAAAATCTTTTCAAACGCTGGGATCTTGTGGAGAATTTAATTAAGGACTTTGACTTCAAAGGTGCGGAGAGCCAAAATGTATATGTTCACCAGCTAAGCAATGTTGTTGTCGGTGATGCGGCACAGTGGTTGCAGCAGTTTGACTTTGCCGGTGAGATTAAGGTTGTAGCGCCAAATAATTATGATAGATTTAACCAGCAGATTACAGTTATTTGTCCCCCCGCTCTTGTCAAACAGGTGCGGGATGCTTTGGTGCAGCTTGACCAGCCGAAGAAGTCGGTGAAGGTGCCGGTGTTAACTTATAAGGGAGAGCATGGGAATACTGTATTGAATGCCAAAAAATCCTTGTTGAGTGAATTGACAGGTATTTCTCAGTATAAAATGCATGTTTCGAAGAATATAGGTACTACTGATAATCCGGAATATGTGCTCTGGGTGGAGGAAGCGCCTAATAAAATAAAGCAAATAAGAGATATGCTGGATGAGATTAAGAAGAATGAGGAGAGTGAGAGTAGCGGTACTGAATAA
- a CDS encoding type IV pilus twitching motility protein PilT has protein sequence MDILQLLQYAVKQEASDLHVTANSAPVLRLHGNLTVLDLPPLLPEKTLEMARQLLDQNKLELLEKNGEVDSSYNYSGVGNFRINVYYQRGAVSIAVRVLDTKIPTIDALGLPDIVKTLARRSGGLILITGPTGSGKSTTMAAMVDLINKEKSCHILTLEDPIEYLHINKKSIIEQREIGKDSRTFPSALRAALRQDPDVILVGEMRDLETISIAVTAAETGHLILATLHTMNAPQTVSRIIDAFDSVQQKQIRMQLSNSLVGIISQRLLPRIDGRGRLAAMEILVATPAVRNLIRENKLHQIFSYLQAGSKFGMQTMDSHLQSLYNNKLVNSRIVLENAADREAMLRYLGISEDTF, from the coding sequence ATGGATATCCTTCAACTCCTTCAGTATGCTGTTAAGCAGGAGGCATCCGATTTGCATGTAACCGCAAATTCTGCCCCAGTGCTAAGATTGCACGGAAATTTGACCGTGCTTGATTTACCGCCGCTTTTACCGGAAAAAACATTGGAAATGGCCCGTCAGTTGCTGGATCAAAACAAACTTGAGCTACTAGAGAAAAACGGTGAAGTAGACTCCTCATATAATTATTCCGGTGTAGGTAATTTTCGAATAAATGTATATTACCAGAGAGGCGCGGTGAGTATTGCTGTCAGGGTTTTAGATACAAAGATTCCGACTATAGATGCTCTCGGTCTTCCTGATATCGTAAAAACCTTGGCTCGCCGATCAGGCGGGCTGATTCTAATCACAGGCCCGACAGGCAGCGGTAAGTCGACTACCATGGCCGCCATGGTTGATTTAATTAATAAGGAAAAAAGCTGTCATATCCTGACCTTGGAGGACCCTATTGAATACCTGCATATTAATAAAAAAAGTATCATTGAGCAGAGAGAAATAGGCAAGGACAGCAGGACCTTTCCCAGCGCTTTGCGGGCAGCGCTCAGGCAGGATCCTGATGTTATTCTGGTAGGAGAAATGAGGGATTTGGAAACTATATCTATTGCCGTCACCGCGGCAGAAACCGGTCATCTGATTCTGGCCACTTTGCACACTATGAATGCGCCCCAAACTGTCAGCCGGATTATTGATGCTTTTGATTCGGTTCAGCAGAAGCAAATTCGTATGCAGCTGTCCAATTCTTTAGTAGGCATCATCTCTCAGAGACTTTTGCCTCGCATTGACGGAAGGGGACGGCTGGCAGCCATGGAAATACTGGTGGCCACACCGGCGGTGCGCAACCTGATCAGAGAAAACAAGCTTCATCAGATTTTTTCTTACTTGCAGGCGGGTTCCAAATTTGGCATGCAGACAATGGATAGCCACCTGCAAAGTTTGTATAATAATAAACTGGTCAATTCCCGAATAGTTTTAGAAAATGCGGCGGACCGGGAGGCTATGCTGCGTTATTTGGGTATATCTGAGGATACCTTCTAA
- a CDS encoding PilN domain-containing protein yields the protein MDIRINLLPPELLGQQRKKQKRREQVFIGGIVLGVFLLVYAVLFIFTWQIESEAAALKKNRMALEAQVNANESYAVLQDKVAQADKLIGTALGTNADWTKIMTEINNCMPAGIRLTGFSVINNNTSVAAGNNPVAQLGQSVQGQKPVTSVTATTPNSSAPVAPNASTAVGGLDLQGLSPDHSTVGEWLEGMNKLSYLSDVRCQFSSEEDQEGQKMVRFEIKAALNPAGSQTGKAGGVNGN from the coding sequence ATGGATATCAGAATTAATTTGTTGCCTCCTGAGCTGTTGGGCCAGCAGCGGAAAAAGCAAAAGCGGCGGGAACAGGTTTTTATCGGGGGCATTGTGCTGGGAGTGTTCTTGCTGGTTTACGCGGTACTGTTTATCTTTACCTGGCAGATTGAATCTGAGGCCGCAGCGCTGAAAAAAAACCGCATGGCACTGGAAGCGCAGGTTAATGCCAATGAAAGCTACGCGGTTTTGCAGGACAAGGTGGCTCAGGCGGATAAGCTTATAGGAACTGCTCTGGGAACGAACGCGGATTGGACAAAAATCATGACGGAGATAAACAATTGTATGCCTGCCGGCATCCGGCTAACGGGTTTTTCAGTCATCAATAATAACACTTCAGTGGCTGCAGGCAACAATCCGGTTGCCCAGTTGGGACAATCTGTTCAGGGTCAAAAACCGGTGACCTCTGTCACCGCAACAACACCTAATTCTTCCGCACCTGTTGCCCCAAATGCTTCAACTGCCGTGGGCGGGCTTGACCTGCAAGGCCTGTCTCCCGATCACTCTACTGTGGGAGAATGGCTGGAGGGGATGAATAAACTGTCTTATCTTAGTGATGTCCGCTGCCAGTTTTCCTCTGAAGAAGATCAGGAAGGGCAGAAAATGGTGCGTTTTGAAATCAAGGCTGCGTTAAATCCAGCCGGTTCCCAAACCGGAAAGGCAGGCGGAGTTAATGGAAATTAA
- a CDS encoding toxin-antitoxin system HicB family antitoxin: MALLRILAGITTWLFVPTLTSSLTPNILRNLFLGYEYNGRITLRIPKSLYRMVVETVKKEGVSANQFVSHLISMGIGRKISV, encoded by the coding sequence TTGGCACTGTTACGAATTTTAGCCGGTATCACCACTTGGCTTTTCGTACCTACTTTAACTTCTTCGCTCACACCGAACATATTAAGAAACCTCTTTCTTGGTTATGAATATAATGGTCGTATTACTCTGAGAATTCCTAAAAGCCTGTATAGGATGGTTGTTGAAACGGTTAAAAAGGAAGGTGTTAGTGCAAACCAGTTCGTATCGCACTTAATTAGTATGGGGATTGGTAGAAAAATTTCAGTTTAG